The genomic DNA CCCTTCTTCGGCAACAGCATCTTCTCGCGTGGCTACCCGTGGCACGAGAGCTACCAGTACTACACGCTCTACGAGGCGTTCGGCAAGCTCGCGGAGATGTTCCAGCGCGAGGACCGCTACGAGCAGTTCGTGACGCTCCACGACGAGATGCAGTCGAACCTCTCGGAAGTCGTCCCATCGACGGAAAGCGAGCGCCCGAGCGTCGCGATCCTGTGGGCGTCGGGCAACGAACCGGAGGAGTTCAGCCCGTATCTCATCGGCGAGGGGACCAGTTTCAAGCAGTGGCGCGATCTCGGGGTCCGCGACGCACTCGCCGAAACCGACGTCGAGAACTTCCACGCGAGCCGCTCGGCGGTCGACTTCGAGACTCTCCTCCAGATCGATCCCGAGGTGTTGCTGTTCCGTGGCCACGAGAGCCAGACCGCCGAAGAGTTCCAGAACACCGTGGTGGAGTTCATGAACAACCACTCGACGGCGAGTGCGTTGACAGCCGTCAAGAACGACGACGTCTACCGTGGTGGGCCGCTGTACCAGGGACCGATCACGAACTTCGTCATGACCCAGCGCGCCGCAGAGCAGGTCTACCCCGACCGCGTCTCCGGTCAGCTGTACGATCCAGAGCGCATCGCGCCCATCGTCAACGGAAACGGTGAATCGTGACCGACCGCGACACCACGCGGCCGACACGACGCGCGTATCTCAGAGCCGGTGCGATCGTCGGCGGTGGGCTGCTCGCTGGCTGTGCCGGCAGTTCCGGAAACGCCAACTCGGACACGGAAAACGGCAGTCAGGACGGCGCAAACGGTAGTGCGAACAGCGATAACGCCAGCGGCGGTTCTGCGAGTGACGGAGCGGGGACGAACGCCACCGCCGGCGGTAGCGGGAGCTACACCGCGACGATGGCACCGATGGGAGACGTCGAGTTCGAGTCCGTTCCCCAGAGCGCCTTCGTGATCTTCCCGCAGTACGCCGACATGGCGGTCGCGCTCGGTCACGGCGACGCCGTGAATTCGGTTTACGTGCCCGAGATGTCCGGCACGACGATGAACCACTACTACGACCGGCTCGACGGCGTCTCCTTCGACTGGCAGGGACTCCCGGACCCGCTGAGCGACGGCCTCGCCAAGGAGCAGCTCTACAGTCTCGGCAGCGACGTCCACCTCGCCGATCCCGCACACGCCGCCACCAACGACAACTGGAGCCAGGCCGATGTCGAGGAGGTCGGGGCGAACGTCGCGCCGTGGTTCGGAAACTTCTACAGCGGAACGCACGCCGAACCACCGTCGTCGTACCGTGATTCGTACCAGTACTACGGGCTTTGGGAGCTGTTCGGCAAGGTCGCTCAGGTGTTTCAGGAACGCCAGCGCTACGAGGCGCTCGCGTCCGTCCACCAGAACCTCCGATCGTCGATCGAAACGGGTCTCCCACCGGAAAACGAGCGCCCGACCGCCGTCCGCGTCACCCTCAGCGAGGGATCATTCTACACCTATCATCTCAACAAACCCGGTTACTGGCTGGCCGACACCCGGCCGCTGGGTGCGAACGACGCGTTCGCGGACGAGGACTGGTCCGACCTGTGGGGGACGGTCGGCTACGAGACCATGCTCGAGGCCGATCCCGACGTGATCCTCCATCTCTGGGGACTCACGCCGAACTACGACATGACGGAGGTCCGCAGCCAGCTCGCGAACCACTCCGTCGGCAGCCAGCTCTCCGCGGTGCAGAACGACCGGGTCTACCCCGCCGGAATGCGCTATCAGGGCCCCATTATGAACCTCTTCCAGCTCGAGATGGGAGCGAAGCAGCTCTACCCCGAGCAGTTCGGCGAGTGGCCGGAGTACTCCGACGGGAACCCTTATCCCGACATCCCCGACGACGAGCAGTTGTTCGATCGCGATCGCGTGGCGCGCATCGTCACCGGCAACCAGTGATGGCTGCTCGGTGCGTCCTCACTGGCGAGACAGCCGAAGCGTTTTTGAGTACTTAGGGAGACCTAAAACGCATGGACGACGAGCGACGGACCGGATCTGCGACAACCGACGAGGACGAGCGAACCGCCGGTTCGCGATCCACGTCGGACTCGCCTCGCGTGACCGACGGTGGCGTGACTGCGGCGTCGGCTGCAAGCGAGGCGGTCCACCGTCGAGCCGAGGCGGACGATGCGGAGCCGCCACGGAGCGCGCTCGTCGGCGAGGATCTCGCCATCAGCTATCCGACCACCGAGGAGCCGGTCGTCGAGTGCACGCGCGTCGACGTCCCCGAGGGTGAGATGACGGCGCTCGTCGGGCCGAACGGCTCCGGGAAGTCCACGCTGCTGAAGACCCTCTCCGATCACCTCGCGCCCGACGGCGGCGCGGTCGCGCTGAACGGGCGCGCGATCAACGAGTACGGCTCGAAGGAGCTCGCCCGCGAGCTCGGCCACCTCTCTCAGGAGAACGACTCGCCCGGCTCGATCACCGTCGAGGACCTCGTCTCCCACGGTCGATACCCGTATCGCGGCACGTTCGAGTCGGTCGACGACGCCGACCGTGCGGCGGTCGACCGTGCGATCGACCTCGCGGGGATCGATCACCTCCGCGATACCGAGATCGGCCAGCTCAGCGGTGGCCAGCGCCAGCTCGCGTGGATCGGAATGGTGCTGGCCCAGGAGACCGATGTCCTCTTGCTCGACGAGCCCACCACCTTCCTCGATCTCCAC from Halococcus saccharolyticus DSM 5350 includes the following:
- a CDS encoding ABC transporter substrate-binding protein, with the translated sequence MQRRRFLVGTATASVLLAGCTSSGEGGDGNNSSAGDSESTTAANGTSTAVATTTAGSTANESANGTDAGADNGTESGTQGGTETGSSYSVSIAPMGEVTFDGVPETWVANNGSWADMGAALGVAPPKAVWLPERYHTQYYDEVPGVSVDKSGMQALSSDGVSKELFYELDGDVHVIDPNFLLNRFKGWQQSDIEEVRTNVGPFFGNSIFSRGYPWHESYQYYTLYEAFGKLAEMFQREDRYEQFVTLHDEMQSNLSEVVPSTESERPSVAILWASGNEPEEFSPYLIGEGTSFKQWRDLGVRDALAETDVENFHASRSAVDFETLLQIDPEVLLFRGHESQTAEEFQNTVVEFMNNHSTASALTAVKNDDVYRGGPLYQGPITNFVMTQRAAEQVYPDRVSGQLYDPERIAPIVNGNGES
- a CDS encoding ABC transporter substrate-binding protein, producing MTDRDTTRPTRRAYLRAGAIVGGGLLAGCAGSSGNANSDTENGSQDGANGSANSDNASGGSASDGAGTNATAGGSGSYTATMAPMGDVEFESVPQSAFVIFPQYADMAVALGHGDAVNSVYVPEMSGTTMNHYYDRLDGVSFDWQGLPDPLSDGLAKEQLYSLGSDVHLADPAHAATNDNWSQADVEEVGANVAPWFGNFYSGTHAEPPSSYRDSYQYYGLWELFGKVAQVFQERQRYEALASVHQNLRSSIETGLPPENERPTAVRVTLSEGSFYTYHLNKPGYWLADTRPLGANDAFADEDWSDLWGTVGYETMLEADPDVILHLWGLTPNYDMTEVRSQLANHSVGSQLSAVQNDRVYPAGMRYQGPIMNLFQLEMGAKQLYPEQFGEWPEYSDGNPYPDIPDDEQLFDRDRVARIVTGNQ
- a CDS encoding ABC transporter ATP-binding protein, producing MDDERRTGSATTDEDERTAGSRSTSDSPRVTDGGVTAASAASEAVHRRAEADDAEPPRSALVGEDLAISYPTTEEPVVECTRVDVPEGEMTALVGPNGSGKSTLLKTLSDHLAPDGGAVALNGRAINEYGSKELARELGHLSQENDSPGSITVEDLVSHGRYPYRGTFESVDDADRAAVDRAIDLAGIDHLRDTEIGQLSGGQRQLAWIGMVLAQETDVLLLDEPTTFLDLHHQLRVMETVRRLNREEGVTVAVVLHDIAQAARFADYLIALKDGEVYDWGPPANVVTEGLLADVFGVEAVVEGTEHGPRPVPIRPLDG